A DNA window from Helianthus annuus cultivar XRQ/B chromosome 15, HanXRQr2.0-SUNRISE, whole genome shotgun sequence contains the following coding sequences:
- the LOC110909909 gene encoding protein ZW2, giving the protein MSTKSRRASNSNVTDFEDFFQGWLVRQEQLRSTLRTVGTHTDEDLRDLIAHVLAHYQQYYEEKSRIANHDVSLVFSPPWFSCFEQSFFWIAGFKPGLAFRIVSASVSDMSEEQVERMDRLRAETKEEERRLENEMARIQESVAAPPIVEITRRGDNPLVDGAYDEMEAAVEALRGEMEVVVGHADMLRTRTAERVVEILSPQQNIKFFAAVTELQLKIRVWGWQIEGESRRCPDVCTIVLGVHVNG; this is encoded by the exons ATGTCCACCAAATCTCGAAGAGCATCCAACTCAAACGTAACCGACTTCGAGGACTTCTTCCAGGGCTGGCTCGTCCGCCAGGAGCAGCTTCGCTCCACTCTACGAACAGTTGGTACTCACACCGATGAAGACTTGAGAGATCTCATCGCTCATGTTCTGGCGCATTACCAGCAGTACTACGAGGAGAAATCGCGGATCGCCAACCATGACGTGTCGCTAGTGTTCTCGCCGCCCTGGTTTTCATGTTTCGAGCAGAGTTTTTTCTGGATTGCTGGGTTTAAGCCAGGGTTGGCGTTTCGGATAGTTTCGGCTTCGGTTTCGGATATGAGTGAGGAACAAGTGGAGCGGATGGACCGGCTGAGGGCGGAGACGAAGGAGGAGGAGCGGCGGTTGGAGAATGAGATGGCGAGGATTCAGGAGAGCGTGGCGGCTCCGCCGATTGTGGAGATAACGAGGAGAGGGGATAATCCGTTAGTGGATGGGGCGTATGATGAAATGGAAGCGGCGGTGGAGGCGCTGAGAGGGGAAATGGAGGTGGTGGTAGGGCATGCGGATATGTTGAGGACTAGGACGGCGGAGAGAGTGGTGGAGATATTGTCGCCCCAGCAGAACATAAAGTTTTTTGCGGCGGTGACCGAGTTGCAGCTCAAGATAAGGGTTTGGGGATGGCAGATTGAAGGAGAAAGTCGACGATGTCCAGATGTGTGCACCAT AGTACTCGGGGTCCATGTAAACGGGTGA
- the LOC110909907 gene encoding pyruvate decarboxylase 1 encodes MDTKVGSLEAAAAPNGNIGCPSQINGATCIQSSAVSFNSAEATLGRHLARRLVQIGVSDVFSVPGDFNLTLLDHLIAEPGLNLVGCCNELNAGYAADGYARSRGVGACVVTFTVGGLSVLNAIAGAYSENLPLICIVGGPNSNDYGTNRILHHTIGLPDFSQELRCFQTVTCYQAVVNNLEDAHELIDTAISTALKESKPVYISIGCNLPAIPHPTFAREPVPFSLAPKMSNKMGLEAAVEAAAEFLNKAVKPVMVGGPKLRVAQACQAFVELADTSGYALAVTPAGKGLVPEHHPHFIGTYWGAVSTSFCAEIVESADAYIFAGPIFNDYSSVGYSLLLKKEKALIVQPDRVVVGNGPTFGCVLMKDFLEALGKRLKKNTTAYENYYRIYVPEGHPLKCAPREPLRVNVLFEHIQKMLSGDTAVIAETGDSWFNCQKLKLPKGCGYEFQMQYGSIGWSVGATLGYAQAATDKRVIACIGDGSFQVTAQDVSTMLRCGQKNIIFLINNGGYTIEVEIHDGPYNVIKNWNYTAFIDAIHNGEGKCWTTKVFCEEDLIEAIETASGAKKDCLCFIEVMAHKDDTSKELLEWGSRVSAANSRPPNPQ; translated from the exons ATGGATACCAAAGTCGGTTCTCTAGAAGCTGCCGCTGCTCCTAACGGCAACATCGGCTGCCCTTCCCAAATCAACGGTGCTACTTGCATACAGTCCTCCGCCGTCTCATTCAACTCCGCCGAAGCCACTCTCGGCCGCCACCTCGCTCGCCGCCTCGTGCAGATCGGCGTCTCCGACGTCTTTTCCGTACCAGGCGACTTTAACCTAACTTTGCTCGATCACCTCATTGCTGAGCCCGGCCTCAACCTCGTCGGCTGCTGCAACGAGCTCAACGCCGGTTACGCTGCTGACGGTTACGCTAGGTCTCGTGGCGTCGGTGCTTGTGTCGTCACCTTCACCGTTGGCGGACTCAGTGTTCTCAACGCCATTGCTGGTGCCTACAGTGAGAATCTTCCTCTCATTTGTATCGTTGGCGGGCCCAACTCTAATGATTACGGAACTAACAGAATTCTTCATCATACCATCGGATTGCCGGATTTCAGCCAGGAGCTTCGTTGTTTTCAGACGGTTACTTGCTATCAG GCTGTGGTGAATAACTTGGAAGATGCACATGAACTGATCGATACTGCGATTTCAACTGCTCTGAAAGAGAGCAAACCTGTTTATATCAGCATCGGCTGTAATTTGCCTGCAATCCCTCATCCTACTTTCGCTCGAGAACCGGTTCCATTTTCTCTAGCCCCCAA gatGAGTAATAAGATGGGTTTGGAAGCAGCTGTTGAGGCGGCAGCAGAGTTCTTGAACAAGGCAGTAAAGCCTGTAATGGTGGGTGGACCGAAACTACGAGTTGCACAAGCGTGCCAGGCGTTTGTTGAATTGGCAGACACTTCTGGATACGCTCTGGCGGTGACACCAGCAGGGAAAGGGCTAGTCCCCGAGCACCATCCCCATTTCATTGGAACATACTGGGGTGCTGTAAGCACGTCATTCTGTGCAGAAATTGTTGAATCAGCAGATGCTTATATCTTTGCTGGGCCCATATTCAACGATTACAGCTCTGTAGGTTACTCTCTCCTTCTAAAGAAAGAGAAAGCACTGATTGTTCAACCGGATCGGGTGGTAGTTGGAAACGGACCGACTTTTGGTTGTGTTCTGATGAAGGATTTCTTAGAAGCTCTAGGGAAAAGGCTTAAGAAAAACACAACTGCGTATGAAAACTACTATCGGATATATGTCCCTGAAGGGCATCCTCTGAAATGTGCCCCTAGGGAGCCATTAAGGGTTAATGTCTTGTTTGAACACATACAAAAGATGTTGTCTGGTGACACAGCTGTGATTGCAGAAACAGGGGATTCTTGGTTCAATTGTCAGAAACTAAAATTGCCAAAAGGATGTGG GTATGAATTCCAGATGCAATATGGGTCGATTGGGTGGTCAGTTGGGGCTACTCTTGGGTATGCACAGGCTGCAACTGATAAGCGAGTGATCGCATGCATTGGTGATGGCAGCTTCCAGGTTACAGCCCAAGACGTGTCGACAATGCTGAGATGCGGGCAGAAAAACATCATCTTCCTGATAAACAATGGCGGTTACACTATTGAAGTAGAGATCCATGATGGGCCTTACAATGTGATAAAAAACTGGAACTACACTGCATTCATTGATGCAATCCACAACGGGGAGGGTAAGTGTTGGACAACAAAGGTGTTTTGTGAAGAAGATCTGATTGAGGCAATAGAGACAGCAAGTGGAGCTAAAAAGGATTGTTTATGCTTCATCGAAGTGATGGCTCACAAGGACGATACCAGCAAAGAGTTACTGGAGTGGGGTTCCAGAGTCTCGGCTGCTAACAGCCGTCCACCAAACCCTCAGTAA